A window from Kluyveromyces lactis strain NRRL Y-1140 chromosome E complete sequence encodes these proteins:
- the REX4 gene encoding putative 3'-5' exonuclease (similar to uniprot|Q08237 Saccharomyces cerevisiae YOL080C REX4 Putative RNA exonuclease possibly involved in pre-rRNA processing and ribosome assembly) has product MVLSSNWLSLQKSTDSDSVNKNKGGKKTKSNSKKRTVSVKKDKQYVDKKKKNGTGSKIMDMVANMNREIAKVEQERTKNTHADGQMINSEDRFESVLKQKLNEDVAKKSLSRTNGVGKYVSMDCEFVGVGPDGKDSALARVSIVNYYGNVVLDLFVRPKEPVTDWRTWVSGIKPHHMANAVTQEDCQKQVSNVLKGRILVGHSVHHDLTALMLSHPRRMIRDTSRHMPFRQKYSEGKTPSLKKLTKEILQLDIQDGEHSSIEDARATMLLYKSDKLEFEKLHNKQFGPSKPTQE; this is encoded by the coding sequence ATGGTTCTGTCTAGTAATTGGTTAAGCTTACAGAAGAGTACTGATTCTGATAGCGTGAATAAGAATAAGGGTGGAAAGAAGACGAAAAGTAATTCTAAGAAGAGGACAGTTTCCGTTAAAAAAGACAAACAGTATGTcgacaagaagaagaagaatggtACTGGGTCTAAGATCATGGATATGGTTGCCAATATGAATAGGGAAATCGCTAAAGTAGAGCAAGAGAGAACGAAGAATACCCATGCGGATGGTCAGATGATTAATTCTGAGGATAGGTTTGAGTCAGTGTTGAAACAAAAGTTGAATGAAGACGTTgcaaagaaatctttgtCAAGAACAAACGGAGTAGGGAAATATGTTTCTATGGACTGTGAATTTGTCGGTGTCGGACCTGATGGGAAAGACTCTGCTTTGGCGAGAGTATCTATAGTTAACTATTACGGGAATGTGGTGCTTGACCTATTTGTGAGACCCAAGGAACCGGTGACGGATTGGAGAACGTGGGTTAGTGGTATCAAACCTCATCACATGGCCAACGCAGTGACACAAGAGGACTGTCAGAAACAGGTCTCAAATGTATTAAAGGGTAGAATATTGGTTGGACATTCTGTTCACCATGATCTTACTGCTTTAATGCTTTCACATCCAAGACGAATGATTAGGGATACCTCCAGACACATGCCATTTAGACAAAAATATAGCGAGGGCAAAACACCAAGTCTAAAGAAACTAACGAAAGAAATTTTACAGTTAGATATTCAAGACGGTGAGCATAGTTCCATCGAAGATGCAAGAGCGACAATGCTCCTGTACAAATCGGATAAGctggaatttgaaaaattacaTAACAAACAGTTTGGGCCTTCAAAGCCAACCCAGGAGTAA
- the IRA2 gene encoding Ras GTPase activating protein IRA2 (similar to uniprot|P18963 Saccharomyces cerevisiae YBR140c IRA1 or uniprot|P19158 Saccharomyces cerevisiae YOL081w IRA2) yields MSEAHNVLTDVTAFLLSQLDPLLPVNSHVKTFEEVERDPYFTNIRLSLFNLVVSHGYSAISPAIVAKLEQIANLSKDKNQDFDILLTLVVLLRMFTDTSEIYWRNLDPEYKLNYSLSDDSAFSRFYNGYSVQMASLHTIRPKPLSPQIANSFLQLLSRIKSNKRVIKMLNSMLKSLHGGSSSSLYPSQGKDNSNSDAKKSKYYTYLVDVLDQHCAYLFKYIAASNPHEFHSFIRSVIITPLLVAHTHTESEIAPYLCYFSFHYITSETLPSFLDVLQRMVVRMKKSIHQEILLYFASESIQSWIMARPHDYLRVIEGLQKNSSDPALQNIQKISTSLFEDVFSSFNIERILTEGAISSATSPTVISPQELSSHLDPFEEYAIYDEESSSGHSRTASTSSGRSGYNAPYYGPQFELNDDTEDMTRVSVLTFATLMLMLSPDIFEEINNTSLKNIPDDALGTDEDTDAFDDKSSSDSPFLSRSSSSTLKSSRSSKFGLKKIRNQLTSLNHVTNKKTKFLLTILKNINGNNIISEYSILDTLRVLILISKLSTSPLLREADSSVSYFTRRLFFLMCDLLQLGSEKDAKRNPMVAHCLAKFPQSHFKLQVDYFYVACSLDADAFLEKLSDFIKRKHSGISHIRMITDGFCIYFNNATMHNTKDRIMTRIDDFLKDTACEMANILLSESNLFDEHASEVVDSIFELKPGDYSKGYQKIQFNASPLPSSSPAFMNFFSRTGDSTPTSKSTSTTSSSSLSPVEGVSAAIAGKNLRDIVAPTARRPSKSSFASLRETSSPNEGEKSTNTIRTIIDKNIKSPLRVGSMLRKTSQESISSATVKNIRDTLERHEQETTQSARIILINIFSIYKGMTRYYYMTYDEDSDTTVYLRDFNRTIKPVFASLVDDNESLFDTARGIISSVITQLKEPQVDITAFRSVCYVGSAYLLSLMGTTLFDLNLSDLKREQLLKPLVDLWTARIGIAKTYEMNDSLSDLLEEEALTFHLIRGSVGRALFCSLYSNNTAIHKLLKTAFKLFTEEIRIHQLLHEDDVDDIDDDHELDFANVEFFQVMCRDNYVSTGVVAFQRRLRTDILKYIKFPDKIVFDVSHLIYKRWYDASLKPSLSTSETSHFRNYAGFLAASCGIFSTINDSTQHHFPLLHEMKKSVEAKVSYFVGKQCSWLNNEDLLTRENSKDILATELHPLAFDALFAALRQRIDELKDINIVEKDNELSFILLEQVIMVVRMILERDDTSEVLIIVSLPLLNLIDDILRIVDTIDKSSPKYFKCVIHLSKMLKSFQHSESSICIAGYMVVKNRWLRLVTQWFQSAIFKEFDLLNLSKSHRDMDLEKRDMDYLYIDTTIESSKAIAYLTKDLVLEAPQSMSEIELQRSKSVVFGNYFNILLKALEKSTNVENFPSTLRHKIASLNENIIISLTNLLIANVDVGLNHATPIGYSNNRNIRLAFMNVFVNIVSSFDISNNRTKRKRDEIVEEVVLMTLKRPTLLSKACRICPASDIDALASSIVYFFDVKNAAHIIVTELVREEIGNATRHMEILRRNSCATRALSMLARLKGMDYLSNILKPILEELINSKECFDVEKLDPNDVDAPRNLMLFKKYMTKVVDAITGSVDSFPPQFFVICQAIHSSASERFPEYADIAVGSFLFLRFFCPALVSPDSEEIVDSLTPKARKSSMSLAKVIQNIANGSVNSIKWKILESESEFLKNCSNKIFEFLSVVSDKNRKVKINLRMQNRVLPNEFSFLHKFLYYHGLEMRNALIEDIKSFDDLATVRETAEAVDELLSLMGQPRMEFKNEIPAYIREHSETSSELYEFMIKQAVKCPETPENECKFVQESVTSEGLPVVIFNWCEYQKDGNDDVETLIYLIFQIYSKVMTKKHFFVTDCTGFDGVRQPKNRFVKLSSLFFNLIPAEGLANCETFYFFNPTPIYLEWWTEFQNSHANIFQNMNVSMSFLNTDSDPKLIKALGLSDYSKEVYHDVRVTLHDVSLYDEAKRQFSPVTLKVGNKYFQIVHDSAWTLKASDASDTIVINPNDVYEIAEVASTSVSRITGVSSEFCFELRNRKRLIMSSPKYLEILKMFYYSQAKILEEFNDNEYSDISSRHSKEAIKTADIVSHLLLVALVGLGGDDEIRVVSYNLLSSMHTTFSLNMGHLLPKTPDIYISEDPNPIFEPLIKTLAETSPELTSYYLKYSIDLLENGEHDLHFIANLLRTMRYWAKNLSKHVFLADDQKGPEIATKLVRRLVKLTVQQNQPTSLYLDYIWPVLVHDSCLLKEVIEEVVGHCMDRAAEGVDWHPACKILLRAPTIDITGVIIKRVIDITHSFLPNLKEETNVNSWTELIILVHLCSSLFCDSPLLVDIYMPEVLYIVSLLIDVGSTEMRLSLHKLLMNACQSLLSNASLPKYNRRNLYEIQKIFSDQKMKIMFGFSQERGRVLQNFSASSFLTKFTTLEHFVNNLMSLMDNGSLINVEQWKTRYMQYIMGTVFHVQSFLSARAMMILGIVSKEGISDGLLLNLLRQSMVIVAMPDVNDEQIFFVISTFFTYTKAVIGVDPQSPLLPKLFWLASSISFSINMMIYQSGLLFMSSTAQHLSLGSMEKMDRGEIPEPLIKQLMAQRNFGENILRQVEAMGDLRVTESNFSHVMISLICKGLLIPYTRATSLSSLVVFFKLFYFELMFGPNEDYLIFMFFIFILQRPSAFLKCMEDVDMDTDVVQLDDRNKIHKSLLDWLVKFSPDACLTMYKASLYFSCKATDEQGKVRFMLVYRHLMQHNLKAAFKLYPFVLNELRRLSKYSNNSSTVLLSFEIIKMAVKSKEYLKLPMIEKEMYKKLEERGLTGIKSIPFENELANDVLTGVRENPIITYERKKLAVMLLSKVISSASER; encoded by the coding sequence GAAATATTATACTTACTTGGTAGATGTCTTGGATCAACACTGTGCGTACCTTTTCAAATACATTGCCGCATCTAACCCTCACGAATTCCATAGTTTCATCAGATCGGTAATAATAACACCACTATTAGTGGCGCATACCCATACCGAAAGTGAAATAGCGCCGTATTTGTGCTATTTCTCATTCCATTACATTACCAGCGAGACTCTTCCCTCATTTTTAGACGTACTACAAAGAATGGTGGTaagaatgaagaaatcaataCATCAGGAAATTTTATTGTACTTCGCTTCGGAATCGATTCAATCATGGATAATGGCCAGACCTCATGATTATCTTCGAGTAATCGAGGGCcttcaaaaaaattccTCAGATCCAGCTTTACAGaacattcaaaagatttctACTTCCTTGTTTGAAGATGTCTTCTCCAGTTTCAATATTGAGAGAATTTTAACCGAAGGGGCAATCTCATCAGCTACGTCTCCAACAGTTATTTCTCCTCAAGAATTGTCTTCTCATTTAGATCCTTTTGAAGAGTATGCCATATACGATGAAGAGTCGAGTTCGGGCCACTCAAGGACAGCATCTACGTCTTCAGGACGCTCCGGATATAACGCCCCATATTATGGTCCACAGTTTGAACTCAACGATGATACTGAGGATATGACTAGAGTATCGGTATTAACTTTCGCAACTCTTATGTTGATGTTAAGTCCTGATATATTCGAAGAGATCAATAACacatcattgaaaaacatACCAGATGATGCGTTAGGAACTGACGAAGATACTGATGCCTTTGATGATAAATCATCTAGTGATTCTCCATTCCTTTCGcgttcatcatcatcgacTTTGAAAAGCTCAAGGAGTTCTAAATTCGgattgaagaaaataagaaaTCAATTGACTTCACTGAATCATGTTACGAATAAAAAGACCAAGTTCCTTTTAACAATATTAAAAAACATTAATGGAAATAACATCATCTCAGAATATTCCATTCTCGACACTTTGAGAGTTTTGATTCTCATTTCAAAGCTTTCTACATCGCCCCTACTTCGTGAAGCCGATTCGTCTGTTTCCTATTTCACTAGAAGActatttttcttgatgtGCGACTTGCTACAATTGGGCTCAGAGAAGGATGCTAAGCGAAATCCAATGGTGGCGCATTGTCTCGCAAAATTTCCGCAGTCACATTTCAAGCTTCAAGTTGATTATTTTTATGTTGCTTGCTCATTGGATGCGGATGCTTTCTTGGAGAAATTGTCGGactttatcaaaagaaagcACTCAGGTATCTCTCATATTAGAATGATAACGGATGGATTTTGTATTTATTTTAACAATGCTACCATGCACAACACCAAAGACAGAATTATGACAAGGattgatgattttttgaaagatacCGCATGCGAGATGGCGAACATTCTTTTGAGTGAATCAAATTTGTTCGATGAACATGCGTCTGAAGTGGTAGATAGCATCTTTGAGCTGAAACCAGGAGATTATTCCAAAGGCTatcaaaaaattcaattcaacgCATCTCCGCTTCCATCATCTTCTCCAGCGTTTATGAATTTTTTCTCACGAACAGGTGATAGTACACCAACCTCGAAATCGACATCTACtacttcttcatcgtcattatCTCCAGTTGAGGGTGTATCTGCAGCTATTGCTGGCAAGAATTTAAGAGATATAGTAGCACCAACTGCAAGACGACCATCAAAATCTTCATTTGCCTCTTTGCGGGAAACATCATCTCCAAATGAAGGTGAAAAGTCCACCAATACAATTCGTACAATAATAgacaaaaatatcaaatctCCACTCAGGGTTGGCTCCATGCTGAGAAAAACATCTCAAGAGTCCATCAGTAGTGCTACCGTGAAAAACATTAGAGATACTCTAGAGAGACATGAACAGGAAACAACACAGTCTGCAAGAATTATTTTAATCAacattttttctatttaCAAAGGAATGACTAGATATTATTACATGACCTACGACGAGGACAGCGATACAACTGTTTATTTGAGGGATTTCAATAGGACCATAAAACCGGTCTTTGCGAGTCTTGTTGATGACAATGAGTCTTTGTTTGATACTGCTCGGGGAATTATCAGCTCTGTCATAACTCAACTAAAAGAGCCACAAGTTGATATCACTGCCTTTCGCTCTGTCTGTTACGTTGGCTCTGCATACCTTCTATCTCTTATGGGCACAAcattatttgatttgaatctttcagACCTAAAACGGGAACAGTTATTGAAACCCCTTGTGGACTTATGGACAGCGCGTATTGGCATTGCCAAGACATATGAAATGAATGATAGCTTAAGTGACCttttagaagaagaggcGTTAACTTTTCATCTAATACGCGGTTCCGTCGGAAGAGCGTTATTCTGCTCCCTTTATTCCAACAATACAGCAATTCATAAGTTATTAAAAACTGCTTTCAAGTTGTTCACCGAAGAAATAAGAATCCATCAACTTTTGCACGaagatgatgttgatgatattgatgatgacCATGAACTTGATTTTGCAAATGTGGAATTTTTCCAGGTCATGTGTCGTGATAATTACGTCTCAACAGGTGTGGTTGCCTTTCAACGTAGGTTGCGAACTGACATTTTAAAATACATCAAGTTCCCAGATAAAATTGTTTTTGATGTCTCGCATCTCATATATAAAAGATGGTACGATGCATCGCTCAAACCATCTTTGAGCACTTCAGAAACTAGTCACTTCAGAAACTACGCTGGATTTCTAGCTGCATCATGCGGAATATTCTCCACCATAAACGACTCAACACAACACCACTTCCCTTTACTGCatgaaatgaagaaaagtgTTGAGGCTAAGGTATCATATTTTGTTGGAAAACAGTGTTCATGGCTAAATAATGAAGATTTGTTGACAAGAGAGAATTCAAAAGACATTTTAGCAACAGAGTTACATCCATTGGCCTTTGACGCGTTATTTGCAGCTCTACGACAGAGAATAGATGAACTAAAGGATATCAATATTGTTGAGAAGGATAACGAGTTATCCTTCATTCTTTTGGAGCAGGTTATAATGGTTGTTCGAATGATTCTTGAGAGAGATGACACATCAGAAGTACTCATCATAGTTTCTCTTCCTTTGCTAAATTTGATCGATGATATTTTAAGGATAGTCGACACTATCGATAAATCCTCTCCGAAGTATTTCAAATGTGTTATCCATCTGTCTAAGATGTTAAAATCATTCCAACACTCAGAGTCTAGCATATGCATTGCTGGTTACATGGTGGTGAAGAACAGGTGGTTGAGGCTTGTCACCCAATGGTTTCAAAGTGCAATTTTTAAGGAGTTCGATCTACTGAATTTAAGTAAATCTCACCGTGATATGGACCTGGAAAAGCGGGATATGGACTATCTATATATTGATACCACTATTGAGTCTTCAAAGGCAATTGCATATTTAACGAAGGATTTAGTTTTGGAAGCTCCGCAATCGATGTCCGAAATTGAATTGCAAAGATCAAAGTCAGTGGTTTTTGGcaattatttcaatattttattAAAGGCTTTGGAGAAGAGCACAAACGTTGAAAACTTCCCCTCTACTTTAAGACATAAGATTGCCTCACtcaatgaaaatatcatcatttcTTTAACCAATCTTCTTATCGCCAACGTTGATGTCGGATTAAACCATGCTACTCCGATAGGATATTCAAACAATAGAAATATTAGGCTAGCGTTCATGAATGTTTTCGTTAATATTGTCTCGAGCTTTGACATATCTAATAATAGAACAAAACGAAAGCGTGATGAGATAGTTGAGGAAGTTGTCTTGATGACTTTGAAGAGACCTACTTTACTCTCGAAAGCCTGTCGTATATGTCCTGCTAGTGACATCGATGCATTGGCTAGTTCCATTGTCTACTTTTTCGATGTCAAAAATGCTGCGCATATTATTGTGACAGAACTTGTTCGAGAAGAGATTGGAAATGCAACCCGTCACATGGAAATTTTGAGGAGAAACAGCTGCGCTACTCGTGCATTGTCGATGTTAGCAAGATTAAAGGGAATGGATTATTTGAGTAACATACTCAAACCAATTTTAGAGGAGTTGATCAATTCGAAAGAGTgttttgatgttgaaaaacTTGATCCAAATGACGTTGACGCGCCAAGAAACTTGATGctattcaaaaaatatatGACAAAAGTTGTCGATGCAATTACCGGGTCAGTTGACTCATTCCCGCCACAATTTTTTGTAATTTGTCAAGCAATTCATTCTAGTGCTTCAGAACGCTTTCCCGAGTACGCTGATATTGCTGTCGGGTCATTTTTGTTCCTTCGCTTTTTCTGTCCTGCACTAGTAAGTCCGGATTCAGAAGAAATCGTCGATAGTTTGACCCCTAAGGCCAGAAAATCCTCGATGTCACTAGCGAAAGTAATTCAGAATATCGCAAACGGGTCTGTTAACTCTATCAAGTGGAAAATTTTAGAGTCTGAATCtgaattcttgaagaattgCAGCAATAAGATTTTTGAGTTCTTGTCTGTGGTATCGGACAAGAATAGGAAGGTAAAAATTAATCTCCGCATGCAAAACAGGGTCCTTCCTAACGAGTTCAGTTTCCTTCATAAGTTCTTATATTATCATGGTTTGGAAATGCGAAACGCTTTGATAGAGGATATAAAATCGTTTGATGATTTAGCTACCGTGAGAGAAACGGCAGAAGCTGTGGATGagcttctttctttgatggGACAACCAAGGATGGAGTTCAAAAACGAAATTCCTGCCTATATCAGGGAGCATTCTGAAACTAGCTCAGAACTTTATGAATTTATGATTAAACAAGCCGTCAAATGTCCAGAAACTCCAGAGAATGAATGCAAGTTTGTACAGGAGTCGGTCACTTCAGAAGGTCTACCTGTCGttattttcaattggtGTGAATATCAGAAAGACGGTAATGACGATGTCGAAACTCTAATTTACctaatttttcaaatatacTCGAAGGTAATGACCAAAAAACATTTCTTTGTGACAGATTGCACTGGATTCGATGGTGTACGGCAACCCAAGAATAGGTTTGTGAAATTATCGTcattatttttcaatttgatacCTGCTGAAGGTTTAGCAAATTGTGAAACcttttatttcttcaatcCAACGCCAATTTACTTGGAATGGTGGAcagaatttcaaaattctCACGCAAACATTTTCCAGAATATGAACGTATCTATGTCTTTCCTCAACACAGACTCAGATCCCAAGCTAATAAAGGCATTGGGCCTATCGgattattcaaaagaagtttatcATGATGTTAGAGTAACTTTGCATGATGTTTCCCTATATGACGAGGCGAAAAGGCAGTTCAGCCCGGTCACTTTGAAAGTGGGTAACAAATACTTTCAGATTGTACACGATAGTGCTTGGACATTGAAAGCATCAGATGCTTCAGATACAATAGTAATCAACCCTAATGATGTTTATGAAATCGCTGAAGTGGCCTCCACATCAGTATCAAGAATAACAGGAGTTTCTTCGGAGTTTTGCTTTGAATTGAGAAATCGTAAAAGGTTGATTATGTCCAGTCCCAAGTACTTGgaaatcttgaaaatgTTCTATTATTCACAGGCTAAAATACTTGAAGAGttcaatgataatgaaTACTCCGATATATCCAGTAGGCACTCAAAGGAAGCGATAAAAACAGCAGATATAGTTAGTCATTTGCTGTTAGTGGCGCTAGTTGGATTAGGTGGTGACGATGAAATTAGGGTAGTCTCCTACAATTTACTCTCTTCCATGCATACCACATTTTCACTAAATATGGGACATCTCTTGCCAAAAACCCCTGATATATACATCTCTGAGGATCCTAACCCGATTTTTGAGCCTCTAATCAAAACTTTGGCTGAGACTTCGCCCGAGCTCACTAGCTACTACTTGAAATATAGCATCGATTTATTGGAAAACGGTGAGCATGATCTTCATTTCATTGCTAACCTTTTGAGAACTATGAGATACTGGGCAAAAAATTTGAGCAAGCACGTATTCTTGGCAGATGATCAGAAAGGTCCTGAAATTGCTACAAAATTGGTTCGCCGTTTGGTGAAACTCACTGTGcaacaaaatcaaccaaCATCATTATATTTGGACTATATCTGGCCTGTTTTGGTGCATGATAGTTGCCTATTGAAGGAAGTAATTGAAGAGGTTGTAGGTCATTGTATGGACAGAGCTGCAGAAGGAGTCGATTGGCATCCAGCATGTAAAATTTTATTACGGGCACCTACGATCGATATCACTGGCGTCATTATCAAGAGAGTTATAGATATTACTCACTCTTTTCTTCCCAacttgaaggaagaaactAATGTCAACAGTTGGACTGAACTCATTATCTTAGTTCACTTGTGTTCATCATTATTCTGTGATTCTCCATTGCTAGTCGATATTTATATGCCCGAGGTTTTATATATCGTATCATTGTTGATCGATGTTGGGTCTACTGAGATGAGATTATCTCTACATAAACTTTTGATGAATGCTTGTCAGTCCCTATTGAGCAATGCCAGTCTACCAAAATATAACCGCAGAAATCTTTATgagattcaaaagatcttttctgatcaaaaaatgaagatcaTGTTTGGCTTCAGCCAAGAGAGGGGTAGAGTTTTACAAAATTTTAGTGCTTCATCATTTTTGACTAAATTTACGACTTTGGAACATTTTGTCAACAATTTGATGTCATTAATGGATAATGGTTCTCTGATTAATGTGGAGCAATGGAAGACGAGATATATGCAGTATATTATGGGGACTGTCTTCCACGTTCAATCATTCTTATCTGCTCGAGCTATGATGATTTTAGGTATTGTTTCGAAGGAAGGAATATCGGATGGCTTGCTGCTCAACTTGTTAAGACAGAGTATGGTGATTGTTGCCATGCCTGATGTCAATGACGAACAGATCTTTTTCGTGATCTCCACATTCTTTACTTACACAAAAGCAGTTATCGGTGTCGATCCGCAGTCTCCATTGTTGCCTAAATTATTCTGGCTTGCCAGCAGCATTTCCTTCTCTATaaatatgatgatttaTCAAAGTGGTTTGTTATTCATGTCAAGTACTGCTCAACACTTGTCTCTGGGTAGCATGGAAAAGATGGATAGGGGAGAGATTCCTGAACCCCTCATCAAACAGCTTATGGctcaaagaaattttgGTGAGAATATCTTGAGACAAGTTGAAGCGATGGGGGATTTAAGAGTCACTGAAAGCAATTTCTCGCACGTTATGATCAGTTTGATATGCAAGGGCCTTTTGATTCCATATACTAGAGCTACTTCGTTATCGTCATTAGTGGTTTTCTTCAAGCTATTCTACTTTGAATTAATGTTTGGTCCAAACGAGGACTATTTGATATTCATGTTCttcatatttatattaCAGAGACCATCTGCTTTCCTGAAATGTATGGAAGATGTTGATATGGATACAGATGTTGTTCAATTGGATGATAGAAATAAGATACACAAGAGTTTACTCGATTGGTTAGTTAAATTCAGTCCAGACGCATGTTTGACAATGTACAAAGCTTCTCTCTACTTTTCCTGCAAAGCTACGGATGAACAAGGTAAAGTTAGGTTTATGTTAGTTTACAGGCACTTGATGCAACATAATTTGAAGGCGGCTTTCAAACTGTATCCATTTGTTTTGAACGAATTAAGAAGATTATCgaaatattccaataatAGCTCCACAGTGCTTTTATCATTTGAGATCATAAAGATGGCAGTAAAAAGTAAAGAATACCTAAAATTGCCAATGattgagaaagaaatgtataagaaacttgaagaaagaggCCTAACTGGAATCAAAAGCATTCCGtttgaaaatgaacttGCGAATGATGTATTGACTGGGGTTAGGGAAAACCCTATTATCACCTACgagagaaagaagttggCTGTCATGTTACTTTCTAAAGTAATATCTTCTGCATCAGAGCGATAA